Proteins encoded within one genomic window of Candidatus Rokuibacteriota bacterium:
- a CDS encoding ABC transporter ATP-binding protein, with protein sequence MADQLALSLTDVSKAFGGLHAVDGVSLEVKPGERRAIIGPNGAGKTTLFNLISGEMPPTAGRITLFGRDVTRLAPHRRAALGLGRTYQITNLFPSLSVLENCLLAVQALRPTKLHLHRALSRYSFLFDRARSVLEAVGLTGKEGETVRNLSHGEQRQLEIALALAGAPKLLLLDEPTAGLSPAESNMMTALLKRLDPGITILIIEHDMDVAFEVTNRITVLHFGKVVADGLGEEVKANPLVQEIYLGTQ encoded by the coding sequence ATGGCGGACCAGCTCGCGCTGAGCCTCACGGACGTGTCGAAAGCGTTCGGGGGGCTCCACGCGGTCGACGGGGTGAGCCTCGAGGTCAAGCCCGGCGAACGCCGCGCCATCATCGGGCCCAACGGCGCCGGGAAGACCACCCTGTTCAACCTGATCAGCGGGGAGATGCCGCCGACCGCGGGGCGGATCACGCTCTTCGGGCGGGACGTGACGCGGCTCGCGCCGCATCGCCGCGCGGCGCTAGGGCTCGGCCGAACGTACCAGATCACGAACCTGTTCCCGAGCCTCAGTGTGCTGGAGAACTGCCTGCTGGCGGTCCAGGCGCTCAGGCCCACCAAGCTCCACCTCCACCGCGCGCTCAGCCGCTACTCGTTTCTCTTCGACCGAGCGCGCTCGGTGCTGGAGGCGGTCGGACTGACCGGCAAGGAGGGCGAGACCGTCCGCAACCTCTCCCACGGCGAGCAGCGCCAGCTCGAGATCGCCCTGGCCCTCGCCGGGGCGCCGAAGCTGCTCCTGCTCGACGAGCCGACTGCCGGCCTCTCGCCCGCCGAGTCCAATATGATGACGGCACTCCTGAAACGGCTCGACCCCGGCATCACGATCCTGATCATCGAGCACGACATGGACGTCGCCTTCGAGGTGACGAACCGGATCACCGTGCTCCACTTCGGCAAGGTCGTGGCCGACGGGCTTGGGGAAGAGGTCAAGGCGAACCCGCTCGTCCAGGAGATTTATCTGGGGACCCAGTAA
- a CDS encoding alcohol dehydrogenase catalytic domain-containing protein: MKAMVLRELGGPVRLEEVPVPKIGPNDVLLRVRATGVGLTVVIMTANPGRVTAYPRIPGHEVAGEVAEVGSEVTTVKVGDRVTCHFYLTCKVCPYCRSGRETLCSNFKGYVGMACDGGYAEYMAIPAVNLCPIPPGVTDLEAAIGADAICTPLHACREEARVGPGDQVLIVGAGGGVGVHMVQMAKLCGGYVLAADLTDAKLEMAKAVGADEVVDVRREELSKQVLAKTDGRGVDAAIDCVASTETLEACLRSLARAGRLVIIGSRPREVFKVDPVFSVDAQWMLYRALEIHGSRYVSLAELGQTLELLRQKRIRAIVTRTFPLEEAEEAHRLLRQNALVGRAALIQ; the protein is encoded by the coding sequence GTGAAAGCCATGGTCCTCCGCGAGCTGGGTGGGCCGGTGCGCCTGGAAGAGGTGCCGGTTCCGAAGATCGGTCCCAACGATGTCCTCCTCCGCGTGCGCGCGACAGGCGTCGGCCTGACGGTGGTCATCATGACCGCGAATCCGGGTCGCGTCACCGCGTACCCGCGGATTCCGGGCCACGAGGTGGCGGGTGAGGTGGCTGAGGTGGGCTCGGAGGTGACGACCGTCAAGGTCGGCGACCGGGTCACCTGCCACTTCTACCTCACGTGCAAGGTCTGTCCCTACTGCCGGAGCGGCCGGGAGACCCTGTGCTCGAACTTCAAGGGCTACGTGGGGATGGCCTGTGACGGCGGCTACGCGGAGTACATGGCGATTCCCGCCGTCAACCTCTGCCCCATCCCTCCAGGCGTGACGGATCTCGAGGCCGCGATCGGGGCCGACGCGATCTGCACCCCCCTCCACGCCTGTCGCGAGGAAGCCAGGGTCGGCCCCGGGGACCAGGTCCTGATCGTGGGGGCCGGCGGCGGGGTGGGGGTCCACATGGTTCAGATGGCCAAGCTCTGCGGTGGCTACGTGCTCGCCGCGGATCTGACCGATGCCAAGCTGGAGATGGCGAAGGCCGTGGGGGCGGATGAGGTGGTCGATGTCCGACGGGAGGAGCTGTCGAAACAGGTGCTCGCCAAGACCGACGGGCGCGGCGTGGACGCGGCGATCGATTGCGTGGCCTCGACCGAGACGCTGGAGGCGTGTCTCCGGTCCCTCGCCCGCGCCGGCAGGCTGGTCATCATCGGGTCGCGTCCGCGCGAGGTGTTCAAGGTGGACCCCGTCTTCAGCGTGGACGCCCAGTGGATGCTCTACCGGGCGCTCGAGATCCACGGCTCGCGCTACGTGTCGCTGGCGGAGCTGGGCCAGACGTTGGAGCTGCTCCGCCAGAAGCGGATTCGCGCCATCGTCACGCGGACCTTCCCGCTGGAGGAAGCGGAGGAAGCCCACCGGTTGCTCCGGCAGAACGCGCTCGTCGGCCGGGCCGCGCTGATCCAGTAA